In the Topomyia yanbarensis strain Yona2022 chromosome 3, ASM3024719v1, whole genome shotgun sequence genome, one interval contains:
- the LOC131688852 gene encoding CCR4-NOT transcription complex subunit 9: protein MSTQQSPASLQAAANSEKVFQWINELSNPETRETALLELSKKRESVPDLAPMLWHSFGTTAALLQEIINIYPSINPATLTAHQSNRVCNALALLQCVASHPETRSVFLAAHIPLFLYPFLHTTSKTRPFEYLRLTSLGVIGALVKTDEQEVITFLLTTEIIPLCLRIMESGSELSKTVATFILQKILLDDSGLSYICHTYDRFSHVAIILGKMVISLSKEPSARLLKHVVRCYLRLSDNPRAREALRQCLPDQLRDGTFAACLQEDKSTKPWLSLLLKNLETVTVSGISPLTS from the exons ATGTCCACCCAGCAGAGCCCCGCTAGTTTGCAGGCGGCGGCCAATAGCGAAAAAGTTTTCCAATGGATCAACGAACTGTCGAACCCGGAGACACGCGAAACTGCCCTACTAGAGCTAAGCAAGAAACGGGAATCTGTTCCCGATCTGGCGCCGATGCTGTGGCACAGCTTCGGTACCACTGCCGCGCTGCTGCAGGAAATCATCAACATATATCCATCGATAAATCCAGCCACCCTAACGGCCCACCAGTCCAATAGGGTGTGCAATGCGCTCGCTCTGCTGCAGTGCGTTGCGTCGCACCCGGAAACCCGGTCTGTCTTCCTGGCCGCACATATTCCGTTATTCCTTTACCCGTTCCTACACACCACCTCGAAGACGCGACCGTTCGAGTATCTGCGGCTTACCTCGCTCGGGGTTATCGGTGCCCTGGTGAAAACCGACGAGCAGGAGGTCATTACCTTTCTGCTCACGACGGAAATCATTCCGCTCTGCTTGCGCATCATGGAGTCCGGTTCGGAGCTGAGCAAAACTGTTGCAACGTTCATTCTGCAGAAGATTTTGCTGGACGATAGCGGTTTGTCGTACATCTGCCACACCTACGATAGGTTCTCGCATGTGGCGATTATACTG GGTAAAATGGTGATTTCACTGTCTAAGGAACCATCGGCGAGACTGTTGAAGCACGTTGTTCGATGCTACCTGAGATTATCGGATAACCCAAG AGCCCGCGAAGCTCTTCGTCAGTGCCTGCCGGATCAGCTGCGTGACGGAACGTTTGCTGCTTGCCTGCAAGAAGACAAGTCGACCAAACCGTGGCTTTCACTGCTGCTTAAGAATCTGGAAACTGTAACCGTATCTGGCATATCACCGCTAACTTCCTAA
- the LOC131688853 gene encoding NPC intracellular cholesterol transporter 2 homolog a-like: MMCKSLAVSAVVLVLVSILTDSFVQGVEFENCADANTIGNYSLIEVSNCNVDQPACVLKRNTNATISITFESDEDLTQLKAVVHGVILGMEVPFKLPNDDGCVDSGLECPLSKDTEYKYTATLPVLKQYPKVSVDVKWELKDGDRDVVCVKIPAKIQ, translated from the exons ATGATGTGCAAATCTTTAGCAGTGTCCGCGGTTGTGCTAGTTCTCGTTTCGATACTGACCGATAGTTTCGTGCAGGGAGTGGAGTTTGAAAATTGTG CTGATGCAAATACAATCGGGAACTACAGTTTAATAGAAGTGTCTAACTGTAACGTGGACCAGCCAGCGTGCGTTCTGAAGCGGAATACGAATGCCACCATCTCAATTACGTTTGAGTCCG ATGAGGATCttacccagctgaaggcggttGTCCATGGTGTCATCTTGGGCATGGAAGTCCCCTTCAAGCTACCCAACGATGACGGCTGCGTGGACAGTGGTCTCGAATGCCCCCTGTCGAAAGACACCGAATACAAATACACCGCCACGTTGCCGGTGCTGAAACAGTATCCCAAG GTCTCCGTCGATGTCAAATGGGAACTGAAGGATGGCGATCGTGATGTCGTGTGCGTAAAAATTCCTGCCAAAATTCAGTAG